A genomic segment from Hyalangium gracile encodes:
- a CDS encoding CinA family nicotinamide mononucleotide deamidase-related protein: MRVELLCTGDELVTGLITDTNSPWFEARLFELGVKVERVLLVGDVRPDITQALLEVASRADVALVSGGLGPTMDDFTLECAAAAAGVPVVEDPRALEWIRERYAKRSIPLNPGALRMARVPQGAEVVRNPAGSAPLVIFRLGRCRLFFVPGVPREYRALAEGEVLPRIRAALETDSERVYRAFRLLKTVGLPESQLDARVAPLVPQHPQVVFGFRTHAPENHLKLMATASTQAEADAALAAAEAASRKVLGTTFFGADDEEYAPVVARMLTEAKATLSTAESCTGGLIAQQLTAVPGSSNFFIGGVASYSEKMKMAWLAVPSEVLVRHTAVSPETAIAMADGIRAACGTTYSLSVTGYAGPTGGTPEDPVGTVYCGFAAEGHPTRCERFSFAGDRDRVRLFAASSALEMLRQHLLTGTSVR, encoded by the coding sequence ATGCGCGTCGAGCTCCTGTGCACCGGTGACGAGCTCGTCACCGGACTCATTACGGACACAAACAGCCCCTGGTTCGAGGCTCGGCTCTTCGAGCTGGGTGTGAAGGTGGAGCGCGTCTTGCTCGTGGGGGACGTCCGCCCGGACATCACCCAGGCGCTCCTGGAGGTGGCCTCCCGAGCGGACGTGGCGCTCGTCTCCGGGGGGCTGGGGCCCACGATGGACGACTTCACGCTCGAGTGCGCGGCGGCGGCGGCGGGCGTCCCCGTGGTGGAGGATCCGCGGGCGCTCGAGTGGATCCGCGAGCGCTATGCGAAGCGCAGCATCCCCCTCAACCCGGGGGCGCTGCGCATGGCGCGGGTGCCCCAGGGGGCCGAGGTGGTGCGCAACCCCGCGGGCTCGGCGCCGCTGGTCATCTTCCGGCTGGGGCGTTGCCGGCTCTTCTTCGTTCCGGGCGTGCCCCGCGAGTACAGGGCCCTGGCGGAGGGAGAGGTGCTGCCGCGCATCCGCGCCGCGCTGGAGACCGACTCCGAGCGCGTGTACCGCGCCTTCCGGCTGCTGAAGACGGTGGGGCTCCCGGAGTCGCAGCTGGATGCGAGAGTGGCCCCGCTGGTGCCCCAGCACCCCCAGGTGGTGTTCGGCTTCCGCACCCATGCGCCGGAGAACCACCTCAAGCTGATGGCGACGGCCTCCACGCAGGCCGAGGCCGACGCGGCGCTTGCCGCGGCGGAGGCTGCTTCCCGGAAGGTGCTCGGCACGACCTTCTTCGGGGCGGATGACGAGGAGTACGCCCCGGTGGTGGCGAGGATGCTGACGGAGGCGAAGGCCACGCTCTCCACGGCGGAGAGCTGCACCGGAGGCCTCATCGCCCAGCAGCTCACGGCGGTGCCGGGCTCGAGCAACTTCTTCATCGGGGGCGTGGCGTCCTACTCGGAGAAGATGAAGATGGCCTGGCTGGCAGTGCCCTCCGAGGTGCTGGTCCGCCACACGGCCGTGTCGCCGGAGACGGCCATCGCGATGGCCGACGGCATCCGTGCCGCCTGTGGGACGACCTACAGCCTGTCCGTGACGGGCTACGCGGGGCCTACCGGTGGAACGCCCGAGGATCCGGTCGGCACCGTCTACTGTGGCTTCGCGGCGGAGGGACACCCCACCCGCTGCGAGCGTTTCTCCTTCGCGGGAGATAGAGATCGCGTTCGCCTCTTCGCTGCTTCTTCCGCGCTCGAGATGCTGCGTCAGCATCTCCTCACGGGGACCTCCGTTCGATGA
- the recA gene encoding recombinase RecA, giving the protein MNKVTEKLKAVAAAVAAIEKQFGKGAVMPLGGEAQEQKVAVIPSGSVSLDRALGVGGYPRGRVVEIFGNESSGKTTLTLHAIAQVQAAGGVAAFIDAEHALDVHYARKLGVRVEELLVSQPDTGEQALEITEQLVRSGAVDLIVVDSVAALVPRAEIEGEMGDAHMGVQARLMSQALRKLTGAVSRSGACIIFINQIRMKIGVMFGNPETTTGGNALKFYSSMRLEIRRTGNLKDGESVIGTRARVKVVKNKLAPPFQEAEFDLVYGVGIHRAGEVLDLGVQAGLIEKSGSHFSLRGERIGQGRERAAEWLREHPEALEGLATELVGTVAPVPAAQPEPMEATA; this is encoded by the coding sequence ATGAACAAGGTGACGGAGAAGTTGAAGGCGGTGGCGGCGGCGGTGGCGGCGATCGAGAAGCAGTTCGGCAAGGGCGCGGTGATGCCCCTGGGTGGCGAGGCGCAGGAGCAGAAGGTGGCTGTCATCCCGTCGGGCTCGGTGAGCCTGGATCGGGCGCTCGGCGTGGGGGGCTATCCGCGCGGGCGCGTGGTGGAGATCTTCGGCAACGAGTCCTCCGGCAAGACGACCCTCACGCTCCACGCCATCGCCCAGGTGCAGGCGGCGGGTGGCGTGGCGGCCTTCATCGACGCGGAGCATGCGCTGGATGTCCACTACGCGCGCAAGCTGGGCGTGCGTGTGGAGGAGCTGCTCGTGTCGCAGCCGGACACCGGTGAGCAGGCGCTGGAGATCACCGAGCAGCTCGTGCGCTCGGGAGCCGTGGACCTGATCGTCGTGGACTCGGTGGCGGCGCTGGTGCCCAGGGCCGAGATCGAGGGCGAGATGGGCGACGCGCACATGGGCGTCCAGGCTCGGCTGATGAGCCAGGCGCTGCGCAAGCTCACTGGCGCGGTGAGCCGCTCGGGCGCGTGCATCATCTTCATCAACCAGATCCGCATGAAGATCGGGGTGATGTTCGGCAACCCGGAGACGACCACGGGTGGCAACGCGCTGAAGTTCTACTCCTCGATGCGCCTGGAGATCCGGCGCACGGGCAACCTCAAGGATGGCGAGAGCGTCATCGGCACCCGCGCCCGGGTGAAGGTGGTGAAGAACAAGCTGGCCCCGCCCTTCCAGGAGGCGGAGTTCGACCTGGTCTACGGAGTGGGCATCCACCGCGCGGGCGAGGTGCTGGACCTGGGCGTGCAGGCCGGCCTCATCGAGAAGTCCGGCAGCCACTTCAGCCTGCGCGGCGAGCGGATCGGCCAGGGCCGTGAGCGGGCCGCCGAGTGGCTGCGCGAGCACCCCGAGGCCCTGGAGGGTCTGGCCACCGAGCTGGTCGGCACGGTCGCGCCGGTTCCGGCGGCGCAGCCTGAGCCGATGGAGGCGACGGCCTAG
- a CDS encoding NAD(P)/FAD-dependent oxidoreductase: MRLKRSPVRVTIVDRHNHHLFQPLLYQVATATLSPSDIASPLRGIVGRYGISVLLAEATGVDVQGKRVLLADGELSYDFLIVATGATHSYFGHDEWSRYAPGLKTVEDAVEIRRQVLLAFELAEREPDPARRRELLTFVIVGGGATGVEMAGALSEISRHALVRDFQNIDPSQARILLIEGAAHVLPTYPEKLSLNARRSLERLGVEVRTGVRVTRIDETGVYIGDEHIRAHTKVWAAGVAASPLARSLGAPLDRAGRVEVTPELNLPGRKDVFVIGDLALFKENGQPVPGVAPAAMQEGKHAANNILKQLQGKPMEPFSYWDRGMFSVIGRGSAVGIALERFRMSGYIAWLAWLFVHILFLIGFRSKVAVLVNWAYSYVAFRRSARIITGGVPLRHPVPAQAALSPAGARLGGPQQAATTQAAPGPAAP, translated from the coding sequence ATGCGGCTGAAGCGCTCGCCGGTCCGAGTGACGATCGTGGATCGTCACAACCACCACCTCTTCCAGCCGCTGCTCTACCAGGTGGCCACCGCGACGCTCAGCCCGAGCGACATCGCCTCGCCGCTGCGGGGCATCGTCGGCCGGTATGGCATCTCCGTGCTGCTCGCGGAGGCCACGGGCGTCGACGTGCAGGGCAAGCGCGTGCTGCTCGCGGACGGAGAGCTGAGCTACGACTTCCTCATCGTCGCCACCGGCGCCACCCACTCCTACTTCGGCCACGACGAGTGGTCCCGCTACGCACCGGGGTTGAAGACTGTCGAGGACGCGGTGGAGATTCGCCGGCAGGTGCTGCTCGCCTTCGAGCTGGCCGAGCGCGAGCCGGACCCGGCCCGTCGCCGCGAGCTGCTGACCTTCGTCATCGTGGGAGGTGGCGCCACCGGCGTGGAGATGGCGGGAGCGCTCTCGGAGATCAGCCGTCACGCCCTGGTGCGGGACTTCCAGAACATCGACCCCAGCCAGGCGCGCATCCTGCTGATCGAGGGGGCCGCCCACGTGCTGCCCACCTACCCGGAGAAGCTGTCTCTCAACGCGCGTCGCTCGCTGGAGCGGCTCGGGGTGGAGGTCCGCACGGGTGTTCGCGTCACGCGGATCGACGAGACCGGCGTCTACATCGGGGACGAGCACATCCGCGCGCACACGAAGGTGTGGGCCGCGGGCGTGGCGGCCTCTCCGCTGGCCCGCTCGCTCGGTGCGCCGCTCGACCGAGCCGGCCGCGTGGAGGTGACGCCGGAGCTCAACCTCCCCGGTCGCAAGGACGTCTTCGTCATCGGAGACCTTGCGCTGTTCAAGGAGAACGGCCAGCCCGTACCGGGCGTGGCGCCCGCCGCGATGCAGGAGGGCAAGCACGCGGCGAACAACATCCTTAAGCAGCTTCAGGGCAAGCCGATGGAGCCCTTCAGCTACTGGGATCGCGGCATGTTCTCGGTGATTGGCCGGGGCTCGGCGGTGGGCATCGCCCTGGAGCGCTTCCGGATGTCCGGCTACATCGCGTGGCTGGCCTGGCTCTTCGTTCACATCCTCTTCCTCATCGGCTTCCGCAGCAAGGTGGCGGTGCTCGTGAACTGGGCCTACTCGTACGTGGCCTTCCGGCGCTCGGCCCGCATCATCACGGGCGGGGTTCCCCTGCGGCACCCGGTGCCGGCCCAGGCCGCGCTGTCCCCGGCGGGGGCGCGTCTCGGTGGGCCTCAGCAGGCCGCTACGACACAGGCTGCGCCTGGCCCTGCGGCGCCCTGA
- a CDS encoding lysophospholipid acyltransferase family protein produces MKIFYPLLNVLQLIFLATWGAFWITLAGLMMLVTLNGNVPLMMARRFWAPMHWRINGSRMFVEPLPDLDWSKPYIFLMNHQSAMDIPCAFAALPVNLRFIAKHVLKYVPFLGWYMAMTGMIFVNRSNHREAVKSLARAGEHIRSGKSVLAFPEGTRSRDGLIQPFKKGPFVIAIEAQVPIVPVAIEGSLQTLPRGWIWLRRHDIRVKVGQPIETKGLRNSDRDALLRKVRDTIIQLHREIGGQGGVPEPIAERGQEGRAQAPSPSAD; encoded by the coding sequence ATGAAGATCTTCTATCCCCTGCTCAACGTGCTCCAGTTGATCTTCCTGGCGACGTGGGGCGCCTTCTGGATCACCCTCGCGGGGCTCATGATGTTGGTGACACTCAACGGCAACGTGCCGCTGATGATGGCCCGGCGCTTCTGGGCTCCCATGCACTGGCGCATCAACGGCTCGCGGATGTTCGTGGAGCCGCTGCCGGACCTCGACTGGAGCAAGCCCTACATCTTCCTGATGAACCACCAGTCGGCGATGGACATCCCCTGTGCGTTCGCGGCGCTGCCGGTGAACCTCCGGTTCATCGCCAAGCACGTCCTCAAGTACGTGCCCTTCCTCGGCTGGTACATGGCCATGACGGGGATGATCTTCGTCAACCGCTCCAACCACCGCGAGGCCGTCAAGAGCCTGGCACGCGCTGGCGAGCACATCCGCTCGGGCAAGTCGGTCCTCGCCTTCCCCGAGGGGACGCGCTCCCGGGACGGGCTCATCCAGCCCTTCAAGAAGGGCCCCTTCGTGATTGCCATCGAGGCCCAGGTCCCCATCGTCCCGGTGGCCATCGAGGGCTCCCTGCAGACCCTGCCTCGAGGCTGGATCTGGCTGCGCAGGCACGACATCCGCGTGAAGGTGGGCCAGCCCATCGAGACGAAGGGGCTCAGGAACTCGGACCGCGACGCCCTGCTGCGCAAGGTGCGTGACACCATCATCCAGCTTCACCGCGAGATTGGTGGCCAGGGTGGTGTGCCCGAACCCATCGCCGAGCGTGGGCAGGAGGGGCGCGCCCAGGCGCCCTCGCCTTCCGCCGACTGA
- a CDS encoding YifB family Mg chelatase-like AAA ATPase: MLARVRSGALMGIDAVVVECEVDMALGLPYFNVVGLPDGAVRESKVRVVSALKNTGFDLPQKRITVNLAPADIRKEGAAFELPIALGVLAAARLMEEEPLGRYLFGGELSLDGWIKPIKGVLPLAVAARNGGFQGVMVPTANAAEAALVEGIQVFPVSHLREAVEHLTGVQLLEPYIREGSPTVPVRGPPPLDMADVRGQPEIKLALELAAAGGHNVLMCGPPGSGKTMLARRLPGILPAMTFTEALEVTKIYSVLGLLGEDQSLMRERPFRAPHHTISDAGLVGGGPTTRPGELSMAHHGVLFLDELPEFRKNVMEVLRQPLEEGLIHLARASQNVTYPCRVMLVAAMNPCPCGYFNVPGHKCGCLEHRIFDYHARVSGPLLDRIDITLQTRPVEYRHISDRDSSELPSAYYRDRVEAARERQRARFRDEPGVHCNAQMPPRLMRKHCALSAKAEKMLERAVVHHGLSARAHDRILKLALTRADLEGHARIEDSDVALAIDCRILDRRGWLYANTQGTGSPRSYQSWLPPDARSRHPEEP; the protein is encoded by the coding sequence ATGCTGGCGAGGGTGCGGTCGGGGGCGTTGATGGGAATCGACGCGGTGGTGGTGGAGTGCGAGGTGGATATGGCCCTCGGGCTGCCCTACTTCAACGTCGTGGGGCTGCCGGATGGAGCGGTGCGCGAGTCCAAGGTGCGCGTCGTCTCGGCGCTGAAGAACACGGGCTTCGATCTGCCGCAGAAGCGCATCACGGTGAACCTGGCGCCTGCGGACATCCGCAAGGAGGGAGCGGCCTTCGAGCTGCCCATTGCGCTGGGGGTGCTGGCCGCGGCGCGGCTGATGGAGGAGGAGCCGCTGGGCCGCTACCTCTTCGGTGGGGAGCTGTCGCTGGACGGGTGGATCAAGCCCATCAAGGGCGTCCTGCCGCTGGCCGTGGCCGCGAGGAACGGCGGCTTCCAGGGGGTGATGGTCCCCACGGCGAACGCGGCCGAGGCGGCGCTGGTCGAGGGCATCCAGGTGTTCCCCGTGAGCCACCTGCGCGAGGCTGTCGAGCACCTCACCGGCGTCCAGCTCCTGGAACCCTACATTCGCGAGGGTAGCCCGACCGTGCCCGTCAGGGGCCCGCCGCCGCTCGACATGGCGGATGTCCGGGGACAGCCCGAGATCAAGCTGGCGCTGGAGCTGGCGGCCGCGGGAGGCCACAACGTCCTGATGTGCGGGCCTCCGGGCTCGGGCAAGACGATGCTCGCCCGGCGGCTGCCCGGCATCCTGCCCGCGATGACGTTCACCGAGGCGCTGGAGGTGACGAAGATCTACTCGGTGCTCGGGCTGCTGGGGGAGGACCAGTCGCTGATGCGCGAGCGACCCTTCCGGGCGCCGCATCACACCATCTCGGATGCGGGCCTCGTGGGGGGTGGGCCGACGACGCGGCCCGGGGAGCTCTCCATGGCGCACCACGGGGTGCTCTTCCTCGACGAGCTGCCGGAGTTCCGGAAGAACGTCATGGAGGTGCTGCGCCAACCCTTGGAAGAGGGCCTCATCCACCTGGCTCGGGCCAGCCAGAACGTCACCTATCCATGCCGGGTGATGCTGGTGGCGGCGATGAACCCCTGCCCGTGCGGCTACTTCAACGTGCCCGGACACAAGTGCGGCTGCCTGGAGCACCGCATCTTCGACTACCACGCCAGGGTGAGCGGGCCGCTGCTCGACCGGATCGACATCACGCTGCAGACGCGGCCCGTGGAGTACCGCCACATCTCCGACCGGGACAGCTCCGAGCTGCCGAGCGCGTACTACCGCGACCGAGTGGAGGCCGCGCGCGAGCGACAGCGGGCCCGCTTCCGAGACGAGCCTGGCGTGCATTGCAACGCCCAGATGCCGCCCCGGTTGATGAGAAAGCACTGCGCGCTGAGCGCCAAGGCCGAGAAGATGCTGGAGCGCGCCGTGGTGCACCACGGGCTCTCCGCCCGGGCTCACGACCGCATCCTCAAGCTGGCCCTCACCCGCGCGGACCTGGAAGGGCACGCACGCATCGAGGACTCGGACGTAGCGCTCGCCATCGACTGCCGCATCCTCGACCGTCGGGGCTGGCTCTACGCCAACACCCAGGGCACGGGGAGCCCGCGGAGCTACCAGAGCTGGCTGCCCCCTGACGCCCGCTCCCGTCACCCCGAGGAGCCTTGA
- a CDS encoding DUF1285 domain-containing protein encodes MQPPPGQPPIGKRWHTREDSGIRLDKALRWWHDDEPIEHPKIIELFNTSLVLDDDGRYQLRIGQDWCFIQVEDAAYEVRTVDVTPDERVSIRLSDRTAEALEPSSLSLEPDGVFSCRVKRGRAKARFSRDAQYQLGELVEEGEGGHLFLRAGQRRLALPVSLEQPST; translated from the coding sequence ATGCAACCGCCCCCCGGTCAGCCCCCCATCGGCAAGCGCTGGCACACGCGCGAGGACAGCGGCATCCGCCTCGACAAGGCCCTGCGCTGGTGGCACGACGACGAGCCCATCGAGCACCCGAAGATCATCGAGCTCTTCAACACCTCCCTGGTGCTCGACGACGACGGGCGCTACCAGCTCCGCATCGGCCAGGACTGGTGCTTCATCCAGGTGGAGGACGCCGCCTACGAGGTCCGCACGGTGGACGTCACTCCGGACGAGCGAGTGTCCATCCGCTTGAGCGACCGCACCGCTGAGGCGCTCGAGCCATCCTCGCTGTCCTTGGAGCCGGACGGCGTCTTCTCCTGCCGGGTGAAGCGCGGCCGGGCCAAGGCGCGCTTCTCCCGGGATGCCCAGTACCAGCTGGGGGAACTGGTGGAGGAAGGGGAGGGAGGCCACCTCTTCCTCCGTGCCGGACAGCGCCGGCTGGCGCTGCCCGTGTCGCTCGAGCAGCCGTCGACCTAG